The following are from one region of the Alicyclobacillus fastidiosus genome:
- a CDS encoding ABC transporter ATP-binding protein, producing MEPAIVLDGVSKKYGDKMAVAQVSARIESGTIVALLGPNGAGKTTAISLMLGLSHPTRGSVRVFGENPIKTSTRKHFGVMLQQVSLPAKVQVRELINLFRSYYERPLGLDALLKMADLEEFARKEAVKLSGGQQRRLQFALAMAGNPDILFLDEPTVGMDVSARRGFWEHLRSSAGQNGRTIILTTHHLDEADAIADRILLMQDGRITADGSVVDIKARAGNRYVSFVAGPNVRQEDVAALPAVDEAEWSGRHVRIRTSQPDDVLRAIIGRELDASHFEISQGQLEDAFISLTKANEHAKGGAYAEQLAATVQN from the coding sequence ATGGAACCGGCTATCGTCCTCGACGGAGTGTCGAAAAAATATGGTGACAAAATGGCGGTTGCACAGGTCAGTGCGCGCATTGAGTCCGGTACCATTGTGGCGCTGCTTGGCCCCAATGGAGCAGGGAAGACGACGGCGATTTCGTTGATGTTGGGATTGTCGCACCCAACGCGCGGATCGGTCCGCGTGTTTGGCGAGAACCCAATCAAGACTTCGACCCGCAAACATTTTGGGGTCATGCTTCAGCAGGTCAGTTTGCCTGCGAAGGTGCAAGTGCGCGAGTTGATCAACCTGTTTCGAAGCTACTATGAGCGACCGCTCGGCCTGGACGCTTTGCTCAAGATGGCCGATCTCGAGGAGTTCGCGCGAAAAGAGGCGGTCAAGCTGAGCGGGGGCCAGCAGCGCCGATTGCAGTTTGCCTTAGCGATGGCTGGAAACCCGGACATCTTGTTCCTCGATGAGCCGACCGTCGGTATGGACGTATCCGCTCGCCGCGGGTTTTGGGAGCATCTGCGCTCGTCAGCGGGGCAGAACGGGCGCACCATCATTTTGACGACGCACCATTTGGATGAGGCGGACGCCATCGCGGACCGGATACTGCTGATGCAGGACGGGCGAATTACGGCCGATGGATCCGTCGTGGACATCAAAGCCCGGGCTGGCAATCGCTATGTGTCGTTTGTAGCCGGTCCGAACGTGCGCCAAGAAGATGTGGCAGCACTTCCCGCTGTCGATGAGGCAGAGTGGAGCGGACGCCACGTTCGTATCCGGACGAGCCAGCCGGACGACGTCTTGCGGGCCATCATCGGTCGCGAGCTGGACGCGTCGCACTTTGAGATCTCCCAGGGGCAATTGGAGGATGCGTTTATCTCGCTGACGAAGGCGAATGAGCACGCAAAAGGGGGCGCCTATGCTGAACAGTTGGCTGCAACAGTCCAAAATTGA
- a CDS encoding potassium/proton antiporter — MNTITLVVAVVLLCGVLLVRVNKQLGFPALISFVGIGAVYAAIYPAVFETITPTTAKDLSYLALAFILFEGGLHTSLRRVKRAFAPSISLATVGVVVSAAIMTALAYKLLHVSFIAAALLGVAASSTDAASVFSVLGGTALRRRLVDVMELESGTNDPMAFFLTTILIEWQRLTSHSITQALWYTLVLFLLQMGVGFFIGLLTGIFGSFINRSIDLDTGGMYPAFTLGLALLSFALAQSLYGSGFLAVYVTSVVLSNRRLEHRYSILRFHEGLAWTMHILMFVVLGLFLVPRDVAYLAGPGVLLAVGALFLARPAAVWVSTLWMGFTAKERAFMAWAGLRGAAPIVLILSAVEAQVTGYIVLIEVVFFVVIASTLVQGLTVNWVAEKLDLLEPTPSENILDLISITRENAVILPVEIGQTSRLVDKRMVEVKFPENTLCYGIVRGDQVVVPRGATKLRPGDHLLILSDLRHIASLKHLFQGEQVGPPAMLP, encoded by the coding sequence CGTTCGCGTCAATAAACAACTGGGATTCCCAGCGCTCATCAGCTTCGTCGGCATTGGCGCCGTCTACGCGGCCATTTATCCGGCGGTCTTTGAGACCATCACCCCCACGACGGCGAAGGACCTGAGCTATCTCGCCCTCGCTTTTATCCTCTTTGAAGGTGGCCTTCACACCTCACTGCGTCGCGTCAAGCGGGCTTTTGCACCGTCCATCTCGCTGGCGACCGTCGGCGTAGTGGTGTCTGCGGCCATTATGACGGCCTTGGCGTATAAACTCTTACACGTGTCTTTTATCGCCGCCGCCTTGCTCGGCGTCGCAGCCAGTTCGACGGACGCAGCTTCCGTGTTCAGTGTACTCGGAGGCACGGCGCTCCGGCGTCGACTGGTCGATGTGATGGAACTGGAATCCGGAACAAACGACCCAATGGCGTTTTTTTTGACGACCATTCTCATCGAGTGGCAAAGGTTGACGAGCCACTCCATCACGCAAGCGCTGTGGTATACACTCGTGCTCTTTCTGTTGCAAATGGGCGTCGGGTTTTTCATCGGACTCCTCACAGGCATCTTCGGCTCATTCATCAACCGCAGTATCGATCTCGACACAGGCGGCATGTACCCCGCATTTACCTTGGGCCTCGCCCTGTTGTCTTTCGCCCTTGCGCAGTCGCTGTACGGCAGTGGCTTTTTGGCGGTGTACGTGACGAGCGTGGTGCTGTCCAATCGACGGTTGGAGCACCGTTACAGCATCCTCCGCTTTCATGAGGGACTCGCTTGGACCATGCATATTCTCATGTTCGTGGTGCTGGGGCTGTTCCTCGTGCCGAGAGACGTGGCTTATCTCGCCGGACCTGGCGTTTTGCTCGCCGTTGGCGCTTTGTTTTTAGCGCGACCGGCCGCCGTCTGGGTGTCGACGTTGTGGATGGGGTTTACCGCCAAGGAGCGAGCCTTCATGGCGTGGGCAGGGCTGCGCGGAGCCGCCCCCATCGTCCTCATTCTCTCCGCTGTCGAGGCGCAGGTCACAGGGTACATCGTGTTGATCGAGGTCGTGTTCTTCGTCGTGATCGCGTCGACGCTCGTTCAGGGATTAACCGTGAACTGGGTCGCCGAAAAACTCGATCTACTCGAACCCACACCGTCCGAAAACATCCTTGATCTCATTTCGATCACGCGCGAAAACGCCGTGATCCTCCCTGTGGAAATCGGTCAGACATCTCGCCTCGTCGACAAGCGCATGGTGGAGGTGAAGTTCCCCGAAAACACGTTGTGCTACGGTATCGTGCGTGGGGACCAGGTGGTCGTCCCGCGGGGGGCGACGAAGTTGCGCCCTGGCGACCACCTACTGATTCTGTCCGACCTTCGACACATCGCAAGTCTCAAGCATCTGTTTCAGGGCGAACAGGTGGGCCCACCGGCCATGCTTCCGTAG
- a CDS encoding ABC transporter permease gives MLNSWLQQSKIEILRNTRNRRFFFFSLFLPVGFYLLYVNLLGGQMKLEGTTWATYYMMSMATFSVVGAGLNGLSARIAFERTQGWLRLVQTTPLRPIHYITTKIVANLLINMSEVIVLFIVGGVIEHVHLTPLQWILSGVWIAFGGLAFIVLGILIGQLAGLDASQIIASAVYFILSILGGLWFPVSTMPSLMKHVAELMPTYHLAHVAWQLVSGKSPSLTDFAVLSGYFIVFVGIALWVTARRTDVRVA, from the coding sequence ATGCTGAACAGTTGGCTGCAACAGTCCAAAATTGAAATCCTGCGCAACACGCGCAATCGCCGGTTCTTCTTTTTTAGCTTGTTCCTGCCGGTCGGGTTCTATCTGCTCTATGTCAATCTCCTTGGGGGACAGATGAAGCTCGAAGGTACGACTTGGGCCACCTATTACATGATGTCGATGGCGACGTTCAGCGTGGTCGGGGCAGGTCTGAATGGACTGTCGGCGCGCATCGCCTTCGAGCGGACACAGGGCTGGTTGCGCCTCGTCCAGACGACACCGCTACGACCCATACATTACATCACGACCAAAATTGTCGCGAATCTGCTGATCAACATGTCAGAAGTCATCGTGCTGTTTATCGTAGGTGGCGTGATCGAGCACGTGCACTTGACCCCGCTCCAATGGATTCTATCCGGCGTGTGGATCGCCTTCGGCGGCCTCGCGTTTATTGTCCTCGGCATTCTCATCGGGCAGCTGGCTGGCCTCGACGCGTCGCAGATCATCGCGTCGGCAGTCTATTTCATTCTGTCCATCCTCGGCGGTCTGTGGTTCCCCGTGAGCACGATGCCGAGCCTGATGAAACACGTTGCCGAGTTGATGCCGACGTATCATCTGGCGCACGTGGCGTGGCAACTGGTGTCCGGAAAGTCGCCATCGCTCACGGACTTTGCGGTTCTCTCTGGATACTTTATTGTATTCGTAGGAATTGCCCTCTGGGTGACGGCGCGCCGCACAGATGTCCGCGTCGCATGA
- a CDS encoding MFS transporter encodes MSTQQKELTSGRYPWMVLSVTSLGVLLTLLNVGTLNVALPVVSRHFHATAVTANWILLSYMLFNTVFILIFGRLADMFGRRRLYIIGLSAFTIVSLLIGFAPNIWVLLVLRVIQAAGGAIVVTNTTPLLTDAFPEKSLPKGLGINVLVASVAQLVGPVVGGFFASELGWQWVFWFNVPFGIIGVVWAMITLRAMPSRGTREAFDLPGNILIFFALGGAILALSEGSTLGWGNPIVIAGLLAFVVLTPIFLHIEWRAKSPLMDLRLFGQRRFAMAYTSAFLNSFARSAVVLLMALYYQTLDHATAFTAGLAVLPVTAGMLLLSPVAGSLASRFDARLLSSLGLALSGIGVLVLIFEVGPASSFAWAAVGMFLVGAGTALFMTPNTSSIMTTIDPAHRGTANGLRSMLQNMGQVVSTALSLMLVTAGLPPRLQASIYGGNAVALPQRDVHLIVAGFRTALLAMLVATLIGVLTSLVRGQRTQPTQAH; translated from the coding sequence GTGAGCACACAGCAAAAAGAGCTCACCTCAGGGCGATATCCATGGATGGTGCTATCCGTGACAAGCCTTGGCGTTTTGTTGACCCTTCTTAATGTAGGAACGCTCAACGTGGCATTGCCTGTTGTCTCTCGCCATTTTCACGCTACTGCTGTCACAGCAAACTGGATCCTGCTCTCATACATGTTATTTAACACCGTGTTCATCCTCATCTTCGGACGGCTCGCCGATATGTTCGGCCGTCGCAGGTTATATATCATCGGACTGTCCGCGTTTACCATCGTCAGCCTACTCATCGGCTTTGCGCCAAACATCTGGGTCCTCCTCGTCCTTCGCGTCATCCAGGCCGCGGGCGGCGCGATCGTCGTAACGAACACGACGCCGTTGTTGACCGATGCGTTTCCTGAGAAGTCCCTTCCAAAAGGGCTTGGCATCAATGTGCTCGTCGCATCTGTCGCACAGCTCGTAGGCCCTGTCGTGGGCGGATTCTTCGCGTCGGAGCTCGGGTGGCAATGGGTGTTCTGGTTCAACGTGCCGTTCGGAATCATCGGCGTGGTTTGGGCGATGATCACGCTCCGAGCGATGCCCTCGAGAGGCACGCGCGAGGCGTTTGACCTCCCCGGCAACATCTTGATTTTCTTTGCGCTCGGAGGAGCCATTCTGGCACTTTCGGAAGGCAGTACGCTGGGGTGGGGCAACCCGATCGTCATCGCGGGTTTGCTGGCGTTTGTCGTTCTGACGCCGATCTTCCTGCACATCGAGTGGCGGGCGAAGTCGCCACTGATGGACTTGCGGCTGTTCGGGCAGCGCCGATTCGCGATGGCCTACACCTCCGCCTTTCTCAACTCGTTTGCGAGATCCGCGGTGGTGCTGCTGATGGCGCTCTACTACCAAACTCTCGATCACGCCACCGCATTCACCGCTGGCCTCGCCGTGCTCCCCGTCACCGCTGGCATGCTGCTGTTGTCTCCGGTCGCTGGGTCGCTGGCCAGCCGCTTTGACGCGCGCCTCCTGTCGAGCTTGGGGTTGGCGCTGTCTGGGATCGGCGTACTCGTTCTCATTTTTGAAGTCGGGCCCGCGAGCTCGTTCGCATGGGCCGCAGTCGGAATGTTTCTCGTCGGGGCCGGGACCGCGCTGTTCATGACGCCGAATACGTCATCCATCATGACGACGATCGATCCGGCGCACAGAGGGACGGCGAACGGTTTGCGGTCGATGTTGCAGAACATGGGGCAGGTCGTGAGCACAGCCTTGTCGTTGATGCTCGTCACGGCGGGTCTGCCGCCGCGCCTGCAGGCGAGTATTTATGGAGGGAACGCCGTCGCATTGCCGCAGCGCGACGTGCACTTGATTGTCGCCGGCTTTCGAACCGCACTGCTAGCAATGCTCGTCGCGACCCTCATCGGCGTGTTGACGTCGCTCGTGCGCGGGCAGCGCACCCAGCCTACCCAAGCTCATTGA
- a CDS encoding sensor histidine kinase, producing the protein MKRELPKWTPNRNRRILYFYLGQLLIPAIYLVYVPLPKILVGLALIIAFGISYTYAFLPGRYRRYVGITLMMLILWLLSWWISPGYLAMIYYPAAVLSFMPRSPLIWGYVLLLGGTGLETALLLHRANTTIMDFLPTIGGVVFGVLSMTFMLRYYGKLSQTNQQLAHANAEIERLTKLQERQRISRDLHDVMGHQLSLITLKAQVAAKLISRGGQPQAAHAEILDIEHAARVALNQVREYVAGMRRPDFAEEWAAAQELLKAAGIEPTMTDTLADLGASAHMPDAVSEVLAMCLREAITNIVRHSHAERVFVKRSRDVAGSTFLLIADDGQGVIARARPFMEVAGDAGYTGSGLRGMRARVAAIGGSLTFWSHGDEPEDWFRSIPWRPGVAVCVTTPAASGSNAPAVSCEGVVE; encoded by the coding sequence GTGAAACGAGAGTTGCCAAAGTGGACGCCGAATCGCAATCGAAGAATCCTGTACTTCTACCTAGGGCAACTTCTCATCCCAGCCATTTACCTCGTCTATGTACCACTGCCCAAAATCCTCGTCGGCCTCGCCCTGATTATCGCCTTTGGCATCTCTTACACGTATGCATTCTTGCCCGGGCGCTATCGAAGATACGTCGGCATCACCCTGATGATGCTCATTCTCTGGCTGCTGTCGTGGTGGATTAGCCCAGGCTACCTCGCGATGATCTACTATCCCGCGGCGGTGTTGTCGTTCATGCCGCGGTCTCCACTGATTTGGGGCTATGTTCTATTACTCGGAGGAACTGGCCTCGAAACGGCCTTGCTGCTGCATCGTGCTAACACCACGATCATGGACTTTCTGCCGACGATCGGCGGCGTCGTCTTTGGCGTGCTGTCGATGACGTTCATGTTGCGCTATTATGGCAAGCTCAGTCAAACGAATCAGCAGTTGGCGCACGCCAACGCGGAGATCGAGCGGCTCACGAAATTGCAGGAGAGGCAGCGCATCAGCCGCGACCTCCACGACGTCATGGGACACCAACTGTCCTTGATCACGCTCAAGGCACAGGTGGCCGCCAAGCTGATTTCGCGAGGCGGACAGCCGCAAGCTGCGCATGCCGAAATCCTCGACATTGAACACGCGGCGCGCGTTGCCCTCAATCAGGTTCGCGAATACGTGGCAGGCATGCGCCGTCCGGACTTTGCGGAGGAGTGGGCGGCGGCACAGGAGCTCTTGAAGGCGGCCGGGATCGAACCCACCATGACGGACACGCTGGCCGACCTAGGCGCGAGTGCGCACATGCCTGACGCGGTGTCTGAAGTGCTCGCGATGTGTCTGCGCGAAGCCATCACGAACATCGTGCGCCACAGCCATGCCGAGCGCGTGTTTGTAAAACGCTCGCGGGACGTTGCCGGCTCGACGTTCCTGCTCATCGCGGACGATGGCCAGGGCGTCATCGCCAGGGCGAGACCGTTCATGGAAGTGGCGGGCGACGCGGGCTATACCGGAAGTGGCTTACGCGGCATGCGGGCCCGCGTCGCCGCGATTGGCGGCAGCTTGACATTTTGGTCGCACGGCGACGAGCCAGAAGACTGGTTTCGTTCGATCCCCTGGCGCCCCGGCGTGGCGGTCTGCGTGACGACGCCCGCGGCGAGCGGATCCAACGCGCCCGCGGTTTCCTGTGAAGGAGTGGTAGAATGA
- a CDS encoding response regulator transcription factor, with translation MTDSTIRILIAEDQTLVRGALATLLNFEDDFEVVATAGDGIEALALAKVHRPHVVLVDVEMPHMSGLEVVEQLHQALPDCKAIVVTTFARPGYMQRAVKAGARGYLLKDAHVEELAGAIRRIVQGGRVMSPELMMAAMEHANPLSDREAQVLRLAANGMSTRQIAMDIALTEGTVRNYLSEAISKLNASSRQEAIKLAESQGWI, from the coding sequence ATGACCGACTCGACCATTCGCATTCTGATTGCCGAGGACCAAACGCTCGTGCGCGGCGCACTCGCAACTCTGCTCAATTTCGAGGACGATTTCGAAGTGGTCGCCACAGCCGGCGACGGCATCGAGGCTTTGGCTCTGGCAAAGGTTCATCGGCCTCACGTGGTCTTGGTAGACGTGGAAATGCCTCATATGAGTGGCCTTGAAGTTGTGGAACAGCTGCACCAGGCACTGCCGGACTGCAAGGCCATCGTCGTCACGACGTTTGCGCGACCTGGGTACATGCAGCGCGCGGTCAAGGCGGGCGCACGTGGCTACCTGCTCAAGGATGCCCACGTCGAGGAACTGGCGGGGGCCATTCGGCGGATCGTTCAGGGCGGGCGCGTGATGAGCCCAGAGCTGATGATGGCCGCGATGGAGCATGCTAATCCGCTGTCCGACCGCGAGGCACAGGTGCTGCGACTCGCGGCGAACGGGATGTCGACGAGACAGATTGCCATGGACATCGCGCTGACGGAAGGCACGGTTCGGAACTATTTGTCCGAAGCCATTTCCAAGTTAAACGCCAGCTCGCGGCAAGAAGCCATCAAGCTGGCGGAGTCTCAGGGCTGGATTTAA